The following proteins are co-located in the Imtechella halotolerans genome:
- a CDS encoding alpha/beta hydrolase, with translation MKYFNTILLLFSCWYTGNCQEVRSSLVTSVELDAYQLGAVRKIWVYLPVDYEKSRRKFPVIYMHDAQNLFDSKTSFSGEWGVDETMNTLAIKAIVVGIEHGNDKRMEELTPFPNENYGGGNADAYLNFLVTVVKPYVDGEYRTKSSAEHTTILGSSLGGLLSLYALAKHPETFGKAGVFSPSFWFSDSIYTYMDNAKLNQKAKIYMMCGDDEADFMVKDLYTMDKLLREKVRKNTQLHTEVIKGGKHNERLWREQLPKALLWLMR, from the coding sequence ATGAAATATTTTAACACCATATTGCTATTGTTTTCTTGTTGGTATACAGGCAATTGTCAAGAAGTTAGGTCTTCATTGGTTACTTCTGTTGAGCTTGATGCCTACCAACTAGGGGCCGTTAGAAAAATATGGGTGTATCTTCCTGTTGACTATGAGAAGTCAAGAAGAAAGTTTCCAGTTATTTATATGCACGATGCTCAAAATTTGTTTGATAGTAAAACTTCCTTTTCTGGAGAGTGGGGGGTCGATGAAACAATGAATACATTGGCAATCAAGGCCATTGTTGTTGGAATTGAACACGGTAATGATAAGCGAATGGAAGAATTGACCCCATTCCCAAATGAAAATTATGGTGGAGGTAATGCCGATGCATACCTTAATTTTCTTGTTACCGTGGTTAAACCTTATGTGGATGGGGAATATAGAACGAAATCGAGTGCGGAACACACAACAATTTTAGGGAGTTCTTTAGGAGGATTGCTATCCTTGTATGCATTAGCAAAGCATCCTGAAACATTTGGTAAGGCAGGGGTTTTTTCACCTTCTTTTTGGTTTTCAGACTCTATTTATACGTATATGGATAACGCTAAATTGAATCAAAAGGCGAAAATTTATATGATGTGTGGTGATGACGAAGCTGATTTTATGGTTAAGGATTTATATACCATGGACAAATTATTAAGGGAAAAAGTACGAAAGAATACTCAATTACATACGGAAGTTATAAAAGGAGGAAAGCACAATGAGAGATTGTGGAGAGAGCAGTTACCTAAAGCGCTTCTTTGGCTAATGCGATAA
- the ruvX gene encoding Holliday junction resolvase RuvX: MARIVGIDYGTKRSGIAVTDELQLIASGLTTVETPKLLDFLVNYCSTENVEVIVVGEPKRHNNEASESESAILAFLLRLEKAMPEMPIKRVDERFTSKIAFQTMIDSGLKKKQRQNKSLIDEISATLILQSYLQTK; the protein is encoded by the coding sequence ATGGCCAGGATTGTAGGCATTGACTATGGTACCAAAAGAAGTGGGATAGCTGTAACTGATGAGCTTCAACTTATTGCTTCTGGGTTAACTACTGTTGAGACCCCAAAACTTCTTGATTTTCTTGTTAATTACTGTTCAACGGAAAACGTGGAGGTCATTGTCGTAGGGGAACCTAAACGTCATAATAATGAAGCCTCGGAGAGTGAATCCGCCATACTTGCCTTTCTACTAAGACTTGAAAAGGCAATGCCTGAAATGCCAATAAAGCGAGTAGATGAGCGTTTTACTTCTAAGATTGCTTTCCAGACAATGATAGATAGTGGATTAAAGAAGAAGCAACGTCAAAATAAATCACTTATCGATGAGATAAGCGCAACCCTAATATTACAATCGTATCTACAGACCAAATGA
- a CDS encoding acetyl-CoA C-acyltransferase: MKTAYIVKAYRTAVGKAPRGLFRFKRPDELAAETIEYMMKELPQLDKKRIDDVIVGNAMPEAEQGLNVARLISLMGLKVEDVPGVTVNRYCASGLETIAIATAKIQSGMADCIIAGGAESMSYIPMGGYKPTPDYKIAKEGHEDYYWGMGLTAEAVANQFNVSREDQDIFAYNSHQKAIKAISEGRFKDQIVPITVEQVYIDDQGKKATKTYTVNTDEGPRADTSVEVLSKLRPVFAADGSVTAGNSSQMSDGAAFVLVMSEEMVKELNLEPIARLVSYAAAGVEPRIMGIGPVKAIPKALQQAGMTKEQIDLIELNEAFASQSLAVTRELNLNPEIINVNGGAIALGHPLGCTGAKLSVQLFDEMRKRGNKYGMVTMCVGTGQGAAGIYELM, translated from the coding sequence ATGAAAACAGCATATATAGTAAAAGCGTACCGTACTGCAGTTGGTAAAGCACCACGCGGACTCTTCCGGTTTAAGCGACCAGATGAATTGGCAGCAGAAACCATAGAATACATGATGAAGGAGTTGCCTCAGTTAGATAAGAAACGTATTGATGATGTCATAGTAGGTAACGCTATGCCCGAAGCTGAACAAGGGTTAAATGTTGCTCGTCTTATTTCTCTCATGGGACTAAAAGTAGAGGATGTTCCAGGTGTTACCGTCAATCGTTACTGTGCCTCTGGCCTTGAAACTATTGCTATTGCCACTGCAAAAATCCAAAGTGGGATGGCTGACTGTATTATAGCAGGTGGTGCTGAAAGTATGAGTTATATACCCATGGGAGGTTACAAACCCACTCCTGATTACAAAATAGCAAAGGAAGGGCATGAAGATTACTACTGGGGTATGGGACTCACAGCAGAAGCGGTTGCAAATCAATTTAATGTTTCTCGAGAAGATCAGGATATTTTTGCGTATAACTCGCATCAGAAGGCGATTAAAGCGATTTCGGAAGGACGATTTAAAGATCAAATTGTTCCTATTACAGTAGAACAAGTCTATATAGACGACCAAGGTAAAAAAGCCACTAAGACCTATACTGTAAACACAGATGAAGGTCCCAGAGCTGACACATCTGTAGAAGTGCTTTCAAAATTACGACCAGTTTTTGCTGCTGATGGTAGTGTTACAGCTGGAAATTCATCACAAATGAGTGATGGAGCAGCCTTTGTTCTTGTTATGAGTGAAGAGATGGTAAAGGAACTTAATCTAGAGCCAATCGCACGTTTAGTTTCTTATGCAGCAGCAGGTGTAGAACCTCGTATTATGGGAATTGGCCCTGTTAAAGCCATTCCTAAAGCTTTACAACAAGCGGGTATGACTAAAGAGCAAATAGATCTGATTGAGTTAAACGAAGCATTCGCTTCGCAATCCTTAGCAGTAACTAGAGAGCTTAACTTGAATCCAGAAATTATTAATGTTAATGGTGGTGCCATTGCTTTGGGTCACCCCCTAGGGTGTACCGGAGCCAAGCTTTCTGTTCAGCTCTTTGATGAAATGCGTAAACGTGGCAACAAATACGGGATGGTAACTATGTGTGTAGGTACCGGCCAAGGAGCTGCGGGTATTTATGAACTAATGTAA
- a CDS encoding M28 family peptidase — MKKTILGCVLFVSVMLHAQSDPKVYTIIDSISAYRIEKDIRTLANFGTRNTFSDTISNTRGIGAARRWIKEEFEKISKNCNSCLEVFYQKDYVTKEMGTRVPHDAWVVNVVAIQKGTRYPNNFIIMSGDIDSRASNTMDFTTDAPGANDNASGMAGTIEAARVLSKYQFENSIIYVGLSGEEQGLFGGAGLAKYAKQQGWNIIGVFNNDMIGNIDGIDGVIDNRSFRIFSEPVPPTLTERQRNMHRFYGGEVDGISRQLARYVYKTTKMYMPEMNPMMIYRLDRFGRGGHHRPFNDLGFAGIRIMEAHENYNRQHQDIRIENGISYGDVVEGVNFDYTKKLTAVNAINLASLAWAPPAPTEVLIGGAVAPSTKLKWKKVMDNTVIGYKIYWRDTTSPTWDHSRFVGNTDQFILEGIVIDNFYFGVSAVGMNGHESVITFPEGTIRD, encoded by the coding sequence ATGAAGAAAACCATATTAGGGTGCGTTCTTTTTGTTAGCGTTATGCTCCACGCACAATCCGATCCTAAAGTCTATACTATCATAGATTCCATATCAGCTTACCGAATCGAAAAAGACATACGAACTCTAGCAAATTTTGGAACTCGAAATACTTTTAGCGACACGATTTCCAACACTAGAGGAATAGGCGCTGCTAGACGTTGGATAAAGGAAGAATTCGAAAAGATTTCAAAAAACTGCAATTCTTGTTTAGAGGTATTCTACCAAAAAGATTATGTAACGAAAGAAATGGGGACAAGAGTTCCTCATGATGCTTGGGTAGTCAATGTGGTAGCTATTCAAAAAGGTACCAGATACCCTAACAACTTTATTATTATGAGTGGAGACATAGACTCCCGTGCTAGTAATACTATGGATTTTACAACTGATGCACCAGGTGCTAATGATAATGCAAGTGGGATGGCGGGTACTATAGAAGCAGCCAGAGTACTTTCCAAGTATCAATTTGAAAATAGCATTATTTATGTAGGACTTTCTGGTGAAGAACAAGGGCTATTTGGAGGTGCCGGTTTGGCGAAGTATGCCAAACAGCAAGGTTGGAATATAATTGGCGTGTTTAACAATGACATGATAGGGAATATTGACGGTATCGATGGTGTTATTGACAATAGGAGTTTTCGTATTTTTTCAGAGCCTGTACCACCCACATTAACAGAACGTCAAAGAAATATGCATCGTTTTTATGGTGGAGAGGTGGATGGTATTTCCAGACAATTAGCTAGATATGTGTACAAAACAACAAAAATGTATATGCCAGAAATGAATCCTATGATGATTTACAGGCTTGATAGATTTGGACGTGGAGGACATCACCGTCCATTCAATGATCTAGGGTTTGCTGGTATTCGTATTATGGAGGCTCATGAAAACTATAACCGGCAACATCAAGATATCAGAATTGAAAATGGTATTTCATATGGAGATGTTGTTGAAGGTGTAAATTTTGACTACACCAAAAAGCTTACAGCCGTGAATGCCATCAATTTGGCAAGTTTAGCATGGGCACCCCCTGCTCCTACTGAGGTACTTATTGGTGGAGCTGTTGCTCCTTCTACCAAGCTAAAATGGAAAAAAGTAATGGATAACACCGTAATTGGTTATAAAATTTATTGGAGAGATACCACATCACCTACTTGGGATCATAGCAGATTTGTAGGGAATACAGACCAATTTATCCTAGAAGGTATTGTAATTGACAACTTTTACTTTGGGGTATCCGCTGTAGGAATGAATGGACATGAAAGCGTAATTACATTCCCGGAAGGAACTATAAGAGATTAA
- a CDS encoding TerB family tellurite resistance protein has translation MSTQHKNLSILAQLISLIKADNDIKQREYDFVSSIAKRMGVPQNKLDALFSEAVPYKPLESEAERILQFQRLVLAMNVDEDQHPEEEKFIKEIGLKMGLSPFAINIVLKVMHEYEDKIVPPQVLIDIFKVHYN, from the coding sequence ATGAGCACCCAACACAAAAATCTTAGCATTCTAGCACAATTGATTTCACTTATTAAAGCTGATAATGATATCAAACAACGTGAATATGATTTTGTTTCTTCCATAGCCAAAAGAATGGGGGTTCCACAAAATAAACTTGATGCACTTTTTAGCGAAGCTGTACCATACAAACCCTTGGAATCTGAAGCGGAACGTATATTACAATTTCAACGTCTAGTACTAGCAATGAATGTAGATGAAGATCAACACCCAGAGGAAGAAAAATTCATTAAAGAAATTGGACTAAAAATGGGACTAAGTCCGTTTGCAATCAACATAGTATTAAAGGTAATGCATGAATATGAAGACAAAATAGTTCCTCCACAGGTACTAATTGACATCTTCAAAGTACATTATAACTAA
- a CDS encoding DUF1456 family protein, with translation MTNNDIFKKLRVALALKDDDIVEILKLVDFKISKSELSAFFRNEDHPNYKNCGDQILRNFLNGMVLYLRGTKENPKNPGEVLLKQKKATTSMPLSNKNAGKPVSNRTKKS, from the coding sequence ATGACCAATAACGATATTTTTAAAAAGTTGCGCGTGGCACTCGCCTTAAAAGACGATGATATTGTTGAGATTTTGAAGTTAGTTGATTTTAAAATCTCAAAAAGTGAATTAAGTGCTTTTTTTCGAAATGAAGATCATCCAAACTATAAGAATTGTGGAGATCAGATTTTAAGAAATTTTCTAAATGGAATGGTATTGTATTTAAGAGGTACCAAAGAAAATCCAAAGAACCCTGGAGAAGTTTTGTTAAAACAGAAGAAGGCTACTACCTCAATGCCTCTATCAAATAAAAATGCTGGTAAGCCAGTGAGTAATCGAACAAAAAAATCCTGA
- the def gene encoding peptide deformylase, giving the protein MIVPIVAYGDPVLRKKTVNLTPEYPNFKELIQNMMDTMYGAYGVGLAAPQIGLALRLFVIDASPFAEDEDLSEEEQKELQGFKKVFVNPIILEESGNEWAFNEGCLSIPDIREDVFRKETVRIRYQDENFQTFEETYSGLAARVIQHEYDHIEGVLFTDKLSGLKKRLIKGKLNNISKGKVDVDYRMRFPDTKKGR; this is encoded by the coding sequence ATGATAGTACCTATAGTTGCATATGGTGATCCTGTTTTGAGAAAGAAAACAGTAAACCTAACCCCTGAATATCCTAATTTTAAAGAGTTAATCCAAAATATGATGGATACAATGTATGGGGCATATGGGGTAGGATTGGCAGCACCTCAAATTGGGCTTGCTCTTCGTTTATTTGTAATTGACGCAAGTCCCTTTGCAGAAGATGAGGACTTATCTGAAGAGGAGCAAAAAGAATTACAAGGATTCAAAAAAGTTTTTGTAAATCCTATTATTCTTGAGGAATCAGGTAATGAATGGGCTTTTAATGAAGGTTGTTTAAGTATTCCTGATATCCGAGAAGATGTCTTTCGAAAGGAAACAGTACGCATAAGATATCAAGATGAAAATTTTCAAACTTTTGAAGAAACCTATAGCGGATTGGCAGCTCGTGTAATTCAACATGAATATGATCATATTGAAGGAGTACTATTTACAGATAAACTATCTGGGTTAAAAAAGCGACTAATAAAAGGGAAACTAAATAATATTAGTAAAGGAAAAGTGGACGTAGACTATCGTATGCGTTTTCCAGATACCAAAAAAGGACGTTAA
- a CDS encoding DUF1919 domain-containing protein, with amino-acid sequence MKSLLRKTEVFIRRKIVQYGKKYYTYQDQKRLHNHQFVIISNNCFGGQVYQWLGKTYNTPFVGLYLNGPCYLKLLQNFDYYLKQDLEFIQESIYPKTKKHWYPIGKLDDIEVHFSHYDSQEEAMEKWTRRKKRMLETEEKNRLFPVLVERDNVDEQIVKEFHKIPFENKLSFSCQDYQLSAKENIVLHQKCKERLNSTPNGKKVFKLAFLYIDIVHWLNTGVVKRTHFKK; translated from the coding sequence ATGAAGAGCCTTTTAAGAAAGACAGAAGTATTTATAAGAAGGAAGATTGTTCAGTATGGTAAAAAGTACTATACCTACCAAGATCAGAAAAGATTGCATAACCATCAATTTGTAATCATTTCTAACAATTGTTTTGGTGGACAAGTATATCAATGGTTAGGGAAAACCTATAATACCCCCTTCGTTGGTTTATATCTAAATGGACCTTGTTATTTAAAACTTCTTCAGAATTTTGACTATTATCTTAAACAAGATTTGGAGTTTATCCAAGAAAGTATATATCCTAAAACCAAAAAACATTGGTATCCTATAGGCAAATTGGATGATATTGAAGTGCATTTTTCACATTATGACTCTCAAGAAGAAGCCATGGAAAAATGGACTAGAAGAAAAAAAAGGATGTTAGAAACTGAGGAAAAGAATAGGTTGTTTCCAGTCCTGGTAGAGAGAGATAATGTTGATGAACAAATTGTAAAGGAATTTCATAAGATTCCTTTTGAAAACAAATTGTCTTTTTCTTGTCAAGATTATCAATTATCCGCTAAAGAAAACATAGTTTTGCATCAGAAATGTAAAGAGCGGTTAAATTCAACTCCAAACGGGAAGAAAGTATTTAAACTAGCATTCCTATATATAGATATAGTACATTGGTTAAATACAGGAGTGGTAAAGCGCACTCATTTTAAAAAGTAA
- a CDS encoding 2,3,4,5-tetrahydropyridine-2,6-dicarboxylate N-succinyltransferase: MTELQQLIEKAWDNRELLKEDSTTTAIRTVIDLLDAGELRVAEPTENGWQVNEWVKKAVVLYFPIQKMETLEAGIFEYHDKIPLKRGYEAKGIRVVPNAVARHGAYISSGVIMMPSYVNIGAYVDKGTMVDTWATVGSCAQIGKDVHLSGGVGIGGVLEPLQAAPVIIEDGAFLGSRCIVVEGVRVEKEAVLGANVVLTASTKIIDVTGDSPVEMKGIVPARSVVIPGSYTKKFAAGEFQVPCALIIGKRKASTDLKTSLNNALREYDVAV; the protein is encoded by the coding sequence ATGACTGAATTACAACAACTCATAGAGAAGGCGTGGGATAACCGCGAGCTATTAAAAGAAGATAGTACTACTACAGCTATACGCACTGTAATTGACCTGTTAGATGCTGGAGAATTACGTGTTGCTGAACCAACTGAAAATGGATGGCAAGTTAATGAGTGGGTAAAAAAAGCCGTTGTACTCTATTTTCCTATTCAAAAAATGGAAACTTTAGAAGCTGGAATTTTTGAATATCATGATAAAATTCCATTGAAAAGAGGTTACGAAGCCAAAGGAATACGTGTCGTTCCTAATGCTGTTGCACGTCATGGTGCATATATATCATCGGGTGTAATTATGATGCCAAGTTATGTCAACATTGGTGCCTACGTAGATAAAGGTACAATGGTGGATACTTGGGCTACTGTAGGAAGCTGTGCTCAAATCGGAAAAGACGTTCATTTAAGTGGTGGTGTAGGTATTGGTGGTGTACTTGAACCTCTACAAGCCGCTCCAGTTATAATAGAAGACGGTGCTTTCTTAGGCTCTCGCTGTATAGTTGTTGAAGGTGTACGTGTTGAAAAAGAGGCAGTTCTTGGAGCCAACGTTGTACTTACTGCATCAACCAAAATAATTGATGTAACTGGGGACTCCCCTGTTGAGATGAAAGGAATTGTGCCAGCGCGTTCTGTGGTTATTCCTGGAAGCTACACTAAAAAATTCGCTGCTGGAGAATTTCAAGTTCCATGTGCTTTAATTATTGGCAAACGAAAAGCATCAACTGATTTAAAAACATCACTTAACAATGCATTACGTGAATACGATGTAGCTGTTTAA
- a CDS encoding acyl-CoA dehydrogenase family protein, whose translation MTMKNITRGGQFLVKETKAEDIFTPEDFSEEQKMMRDSVIEFVDRELWPNKARFEKKDYAFTEEMMRKAGELGLLGVAVPEQYGGLEMGFVSTMLVCDYISGTSGSFSTAFGAHTGIGTLPITLYGTEEQKQKYVPKLASGEWFGAYCLTEPGAGSDANSGKTKAVLSDDGSHYKISGQKMWISNAGFANLFIVFARIEDDKNITGFIVENDPANGISLGEEEHKLGIHSSSTRQVFFNETKVPVENMLSERGNGFKIAMNALNVGRIKLAAACLDAQRRVIGESVKYANERIQFKTPIAKFGAIKQKLAEMATSAYVDESACYRAAKDIEDRIAMRVAEGNSHQEAELKGVEEYAIECSILKVAVSEDVQNTTDEGIQIFGGMGFSADTPMESAWRDARISRIYEGTNEINRMLSVGMLIKKAMKGHVDLLGPAMAVKDELMGIPSFDIPDYSELFAEEKEIIGKLKKAFLMIAGAGVQKFGPELEEHQQILMASADILIEIYMAESAILRTEKNAQRFGEASQEYQIAMAQLYLFNAVEKINSKGKEAIISFTEGDEQRMMLMGLKRYTKYANLPNIVALREKIADKLSAENTYCF comes from the coding sequence ATGACAATGAAAAATATCACTCGAGGCGGACAATTCTTAGTAAAAGAGACCAAAGCCGAAGACATTTTTACACCTGAAGATTTTTCAGAAGAACAAAAAATGATGCGGGATTCTGTAATAGAATTCGTAGATAGAGAATTATGGCCAAACAAAGCTCGATTTGAGAAAAAAGACTATGCTTTCACAGAGGAAATGATGCGTAAGGCAGGAGAACTAGGCCTATTAGGAGTTGCTGTTCCTGAACAATACGGTGGACTTGAAATGGGGTTTGTTTCCACCATGTTGGTTTGTGATTATATTTCTGGAACAAGCGGATCTTTTAGTACTGCTTTTGGAGCACATACAGGAATCGGAACACTTCCAATTACTTTATACGGTACAGAAGAGCAAAAACAAAAATACGTGCCAAAATTGGCCAGTGGTGAATGGTTTGGAGCCTATTGCCTTACGGAACCAGGAGCTGGTAGTGATGCCAATTCTGGCAAAACAAAAGCAGTTCTTTCCGATGATGGTTCTCATTATAAAATAAGTGGACAAAAAATGTGGATCTCAAATGCTGGATTTGCGAACTTATTTATTGTATTTGCCCGAATAGAAGATGATAAAAATATCACCGGATTCATTGTAGAAAATGATCCCGCTAATGGTATTTCTTTAGGAGAAGAAGAGCATAAATTAGGTATTCACTCTTCTTCAACACGTCAAGTGTTTTTCAATGAAACCAAAGTACCTGTTGAAAACATGTTGTCAGAACGCGGCAATGGATTCAAAATAGCCATGAATGCACTAAATGTGGGGAGAATCAAACTTGCAGCTGCCTGTCTAGATGCACAGCGTAGAGTCATAGGAGAATCTGTAAAATATGCCAATGAACGCATCCAATTTAAAACTCCTATTGCGAAATTCGGCGCCATCAAACAAAAATTAGCGGAAATGGCAACCTCAGCCTATGTGGATGAATCTGCCTGTTACCGTGCAGCTAAAGATATTGAAGACCGTATAGCCATGCGTGTCGCTGAAGGAAATTCACACCAGGAGGCTGAACTTAAAGGAGTTGAAGAATATGCCATTGAATGTTCTATCTTAAAAGTAGCCGTATCAGAAGACGTACAAAACACAACTGATGAGGGTATCCAAATTTTCGGAGGTATGGGATTCAGTGCTGACACACCAATGGAAAGTGCTTGGAGAGATGCTCGTATATCACGGATTTACGAAGGAACCAATGAAATAAACCGAATGCTTTCTGTAGGAATGCTAATCAAAAAAGCAATGAAAGGCCATGTTGACTTACTTGGCCCTGCTATGGCTGTAAAAGACGAATTAATGGGTATTCCATCATTTGATATACCTGATTATTCCGAATTATTTGCAGAAGAAAAAGAAATCATCGGAAAACTTAAAAAAGCATTTTTAATGATTGCTGGTGCAGGAGTACAAAAATTTGGGCCTGAGCTAGAAGAACACCAACAAATATTGATGGCTTCTGCTGATATTTTGATAGAAATTTACATGGCTGAATCCGCCATATTACGTACTGAAAAAAATGCGCAACGTTTTGGAGAAGCTTCTCAAGAATATCAAATAGCAATGGCACAATTGTATCTTTTTAATGCTGTTGAAAAAATAAATTCTAAAGGCAAAGAAGCAATCATATCCTTTACAGAAGGTGACGAACAGAGAATGATGCTTATGGGACTTAAGCGATATACTAAATACGCCAATTTACCAAATATCGTTGCATTGAGAGAGAAAATTGCCGATAAACTTTCAGCAGAAAATACCTATTGTTTTTAA
- a CDS encoding DUF5606 family protein, with protein MSLEKILSISGKPGLYELHTQTRTGFVAVSLLDGKRITVGLRSNVSLLSEIAIYTLQEEVPLREVFKAIKTKENGGKTSVSPKDSKEALEEYFFEVLPNYDEDRVYASDIKKVLQWYNLLQENGKLNNEESEATEVSTEEEQQA; from the coding sequence ATGAGTCTAGAAAAAATACTATCAATCTCGGGAAAACCCGGGTTGTATGAATTGCATACACAAACACGTACCGGCTTTGTAGCGGTTTCATTATTGGATGGTAAACGCATTACTGTTGGTTTAAGAAGCAACGTAAGTCTTCTTTCAGAAATTGCTATTTATACATTACAAGAAGAGGTGCCTCTAAGAGAGGTGTTTAAAGCTATTAAAACGAAAGAAAACGGAGGAAAAACGAGTGTTTCTCCTAAAGACAGTAAGGAAGCTCTGGAAGAATACTTTTTTGAGGTATTGCCTAATTATGATGAAGATCGTGTATATGCCAGTGATATTAAAAAAGTATTGCAGTGGTACAACCTTCTTCAAGAAAATGGCAAACTTAATAATGAAGAATCTGAAGCTACTGAAGTTTCAACCGAAGAAGAACAACAAGCATAA
- a CDS encoding Hsp20/alpha crystallin family protein, with amino-acid sequence MNLVKQKNNTWFPSIFDDFLHPNFFGEVVNRNDWNISVPAVNIKEHDSYFLVEMAVPGMKKEDFNISLDNQVLSISSEKKTSAEEKDKEGRYTRKEFSYNSFKRAFSLPESVATEKIDATYKDGVLLLTLPKKEEVLHQSKRLIDIR; translated from the coding sequence ATGAATTTAGTAAAACAAAAAAACAACACCTGGTTTCCATCCATTTTTGATGATTTTCTACATCCGAATTTCTTTGGAGAGGTAGTAAACAGAAACGATTGGAATATTTCTGTACCTGCAGTAAATATAAAAGAACATGATTCATACTTCTTGGTGGAAATGGCTGTACCAGGAATGAAAAAGGAAGATTTCAATATTTCCCTAGACAATCAAGTATTGAGTATATCTTCAGAAAAAAAGACTAGTGCAGAAGAAAAAGACAAGGAGGGCCGCTATACCCGAAAAGAATTTAGTTACAATTCCTTCAAACGAGCATTTTCTCTCCCTGAGTCCGTGGCTACTGAAAAAATTGACGCAACCTATAAAGATGGTGTTTTACTATTAACACTTCCTAAAAAAGAAGAAGTGTTACATCAATCCAAGCGTTTAATAGACATTAGATAA